A part of Haloarchaeobius sp. HME9146 genomic DNA contains:
- a CDS encoding VOC family protein — MTIGGLHHVALAVPDVAAAESYYCELFDLDVLFREGSLDGDFGALPEGVDWPDARDAGVEPGLTFVGRDGLALALSHDPSAPDGGHVDHIALSVSEGELGDICDRARDLDCDVDQRESAAFVVDTNGVEWELNTSSPPPETPFRTLDI; from the coding sequence ATGACAATTGGTGGCCTGCATCACGTTGCGCTCGCCGTCCCCGACGTGGCCGCCGCGGAATCGTACTACTGTGAGCTGTTCGACCTCGATGTGCTGTTCAGAGAGGGCAGCCTCGACGGTGACTTCGGTGCCCTGCCAGAGGGTGTGGACTGGCCCGACGCCAGGGACGCCGGTGTCGAGCCCGGTCTGACGTTCGTCGGCCGCGACGGGCTCGCACTGGCGCTCTCGCACGACCCCTCGGCTCCCGACGGCGGTCACGTCGACCACATCGCGCTCTCGGTGAGCGAGGGAGAACTCGGCGACATCTGCGACCGCGCCCGCGACCTCGACTGCGACGTCGACCAGCGCGAGTCGGCGGCCTTCGTCGTCGACACCAACGGCGTCGAGTGGGAACTCAACACGAGCTCCCCACCGCCGGAGACGCCGTTCAGGACGCTCGATATCTGA
- a CDS encoding sodium:calcium antiporter, whose translation MVDVSTLQPLLVGALALAILVKSAQTAVGALIRLAKHYDVPDVVVGVTIVAVGTSLPEIGSHVIASLGIVSGALDYTVTSATVLGGNMGSSVTQQLLLFGIFLVGYGRYRPRQVFLTSTFVPMVLASVLVLAVAFDGTISRVDGLVLLAAYVAHTYYAVTHRERGGVPPEPESKRVGRDALIALLGLVGVVVGSYVVLETVEIIVARLRLGGSMVGLVTIGLASALPELSTVFEGLRRRAPDIAVGTLVGSNIVNPLLAIGLGGAISTYQVPEAVVVWDLPVKILAGVVVLGWVWTLGKGSLGRREGFYMVVAYFAFVSGRLLLFAAQ comes from the coding sequence ATGGTCGACGTCTCGACGCTCCAGCCGTTACTCGTGGGCGCACTCGCCCTGGCGATACTCGTCAAGAGTGCCCAGACGGCGGTCGGGGCGCTCATCCGGCTGGCGAAGCACTACGACGTGCCGGACGTGGTCGTCGGGGTGACCATCGTCGCCGTCGGGACGAGTCTCCCCGAGATCGGCTCGCACGTCATCGCCTCCCTCGGCATCGTCTCGGGGGCGCTCGATTACACGGTCACGTCGGCGACCGTCCTCGGCGGGAACATGGGCTCGTCGGTGACCCAGCAGCTGTTGCTGTTCGGTATCTTCCTCGTGGGGTACGGCCGGTATCGCCCTCGCCAGGTCTTCCTCACCTCGACGTTCGTCCCGATGGTCCTGGCGTCCGTGCTCGTCCTGGCGGTCGCCTTCGACGGGACCATCTCACGGGTCGACGGGCTAGTCCTGCTGGCGGCGTACGTGGCTCACACCTACTACGCCGTGACGCACCGCGAGCGCGGCGGGGTGCCGCCGGAGCCCGAGAGCAAGCGCGTGGGACGCGACGCGCTCATCGCGCTCCTCGGGCTGGTCGGGGTCGTCGTCGGCTCGTACGTCGTCCTCGAGACGGTCGAGATCATCGTCGCCCGGCTCCGGCTCGGCGGGTCGATGGTCGGGCTCGTCACCATCGGGCTCGCGTCGGCCCTACCCGAACTCTCGACCGTGTTCGAGGGGCTGCGCCGGCGCGCACCGGACATCGCCGTCGGGACCCTCGTCGGGAGCAACATCGTGAACCCGCTGCTCGCCATCGGGCTCGGCGGGGCCATCTCGACGTACCAGGTCCCCGAGGCCGTCGTGGTGTGGGACCTCCCGGTGAAGATACTCGCCGGCGTCGTCGTACTGGGGTGGGTGTGGACGCTCGGGAAAGGAAGTCTCGGCAGGAGAGAAGGGTTCTACATGGTCGTCGCGTACTTCGCCTTCGTCAGCGGCCGACTGCTGCTGTTCGCCGCGCAGTGA
- a CDS encoding aldo/keto reductase has translation MPVQNQADTFDIGGEYTVKRLGFGAMRLTGEDIIGRPEDEEYAHEVLQHAVDLGVDLIDTADSYGPGVSERLIAEALDTTRDDLVVATKGGLLRNRDGDWLPMGDPDYLRNAHLCSLDRLGVESIDLYQYHRPDPDTDFEDSIQALAELKDDGVVDHVGVSNVTVEQLDQARDIVEIATVQNQYNVGHRDDEDVLQACEEYGIGFIPWFPLGAGDLDSVGDTIDDVAQAHDASRQQIALAWLLHHSDVTLPIPGTSSIEHLEENVAASAIDLTDDELARLTEAGE, from the coding sequence ATGCCAGTCCAGAATCAGGCGGACACCTTCGACATCGGCGGCGAATACACGGTCAAGCGACTCGGCTTCGGCGCGATGCGCCTCACGGGCGAGGACATCATCGGCCGACCCGAGGACGAGGAGTACGCCCACGAGGTGCTCCAGCACGCGGTCGACCTCGGTGTGGACCTCATCGATACCGCGGACTCCTACGGCCCGGGGGTCTCCGAGCGCCTCATCGCCGAGGCGCTGGACACGACACGGGACGACCTGGTCGTGGCGACGAAGGGCGGCCTCTTGCGGAACCGCGATGGCGACTGGCTGCCGATGGGCGACCCGGACTATCTGAGAAATGCGCACCTCTGCAGTCTGGACCGCCTCGGCGTCGAGAGCATCGACCTCTACCAGTACCACCGGCCCGACCCGGACACCGACTTCGAGGACTCGATACAGGCCCTCGCCGAACTCAAGGACGACGGCGTCGTCGACCACGTCGGCGTGAGCAACGTCACGGTCGAGCAACTGGACCAGGCCCGCGACATCGTCGAGATAGCGACGGTCCAGAACCAGTACAACGTCGGTCACCGCGACGACGAGGACGTGTTGCAGGCGTGTGAGGAGTACGGCATCGGCTTCATCCCGTGGTTCCCGCTGGGTGCGGGCGACCTCGACTCGGTGGGCGATACCATCGACGACGTGGCACAGGCCCACGACGCCTCGCGCCAGCAGATCGCGCTGGCGTGGCTGCTCCACCACTCCGACGTGACCCTGCCGATTCCGGGCACGTCGAGCATCGAGCACCTGGAGGAGAACGTCGCGGCGTCGGCCATCGACCTGACCGACGACGAGCTGGCGCGGCTCACCGAAGCCGGGGAATAG
- a CDS encoding DUF6360 family protein, protein MADRLLKVNAYTTLDLVDAEARGHDFTEEGFSVANVTTDDDGKVLLQLELDNMTEQNLPAHVDELSLDPDQARTLAAALEKSAEKTAGGGE, encoded by the coding sequence ATGGCTGACCGACTGCTCAAGGTCAACGCGTACACGACCCTCGACCTCGTCGACGCCGAGGCGCGGGGCCACGACTTCACAGAGGAGGGCTTCTCGGTGGCGAACGTCACCACCGACGACGACGGCAAGGTCCTCCTGCAACTTGAACTCGACAACATGACGGAACAGAACCTGCCGGCACACGTCGACGAACTCTCGCTCGACCCGGACCAGGCGCGGACGCTGGCGGCGGCGCTGGAGAAGAGTGCCGAGAAGACGGCCGGCGGCGGCGAGTAG
- a CDS encoding ZIP family metal transporter codes for MPGFVASVEQQFTLWFGHSALLWGLVGGLVIAGMNMLGALLVFVWEDPSQRSLDGALGFAAGVMLSASFTSLILPGIELAGGNLFPVVVGFFAGVALLDRADEWVPHVHVAITGRKRMEGRGDDARVASVLLFIVAITLHNMPEGLAVGVGFGSAAIHPGATVDGQSALGNAISLMLAIGIQNIPEGLAVSIAAINAGLGKRFYAAFAGIRAGLVEIPLALFGALAVSMAEPILPYAMGFAAGGMLFVISDEIMPETHARGNERIATLGTMVGVMVMLSLDVALA; via the coding sequence ATGCCGGGATTCGTCGCGAGCGTCGAACAGCAGTTCACCCTGTGGTTCGGCCACAGCGCCCTGCTCTGGGGGCTGGTCGGCGGCCTCGTCATCGCCGGGATGAACATGCTCGGCGCGTTACTCGTCTTCGTCTGGGAAGACCCGTCACAGCGCTCGCTCGACGGTGCGCTCGGGTTCGCCGCCGGCGTGATGCTCTCGGCGAGCTTCACGAGCCTCATCCTGCCGGGTATCGAACTCGCCGGCGGGAACCTGTTCCCCGTCGTCGTCGGCTTCTTCGCCGGCGTCGCGCTGCTCGACCGGGCCGACGAGTGGGTGCCTCACGTCCACGTCGCCATCACCGGGCGAAAGCGCATGGAGGGCCGCGGCGATGACGCCCGGGTCGCCTCAGTCCTGCTGTTCATCGTGGCCATCACGCTGCACAACATGCCCGAGGGACTCGCGGTCGGGGTCGGCTTCGGCTCGGCCGCCATCCACCCGGGCGCGACCGTCGACGGCCAGAGCGCGCTGGGCAACGCCATCTCGCTCATGCTCGCCATCGGTATCCAGAACATCCCCGAGGGGCTGGCGGTCTCCATCGCGGCTATCAACGCCGGCCTCGGAAAGCGGTTCTACGCCGCCTTCGCGGGTATCCGGGCCGGGCTGGTCGAGATTCCGCTCGCGCTGTTCGGCGCGCTCGCCGTCTCGATGGCAGAGCCGATCCTCCCCTACGCGATGGGGTTCGCCGCGGGCGGGATGCTGTTCGTCATCAGCGACGAGATCATGCCCGAGACCCACGCCCGCGGGAACGAGCGCATCGCGACCCTCGGGACGATGGTCGGCGTGATGGTGATGCTCTCGCTCGACGTGGCGCTCGCGTGA
- a CDS encoding oxidoreductase, which yields MSKWTLADMPDQWGKTVIVTGANSGLGFEVTKAFAEKGATVVMACRSVEKGEQAVTKIQQSVPNADLDVRECDLASLESVRVFAEAFKEDYDELHVLCNNAGVMAIPRQETQDGFEMQFGVNHLGHFALTGHLLDTLHETEGETRVVTQSSGLHERGEMDFEDLHGEQSYDEWDAYAQSKLANVLFAYEFDRLLDEAEIENVLSVVCHPGYAATNLQRRGPEQSGSTLRLWMMKAANAVLAQSAAKGALPMLYAATAYDVAGGEYVGPGGLMDMRGYPEKQRSSDRSYDVGTAERLWEVSEELTGVEYDFGVRATLDGREGR from the coding sequence ATGAGCAAGTGGACCCTGGCCGACATGCCCGACCAGTGGGGGAAGACCGTCATCGTCACCGGCGCAAACAGCGGCCTCGGCTTCGAGGTCACGAAGGCGTTCGCGGAGAAGGGCGCGACGGTCGTCATGGCCTGCCGGAGCGTCGAGAAGGGCGAGCAGGCCGTCACGAAGATCCAGCAATCGGTCCCGAACGCGGACCTCGACGTGCGCGAGTGCGACCTCGCCTCCCTCGAATCGGTCCGGGTCTTCGCCGAGGCGTTCAAGGAGGACTACGACGAACTCCACGTCCTCTGCAACAACGCGGGCGTCATGGCCATCCCCCGGCAGGAAACGCAGGACGGCTTCGAGATGCAGTTCGGCGTGAACCACCTCGGACACTTCGCGCTGACGGGGCACCTGCTCGACACGCTCCACGAGACCGAGGGCGAGACCCGGGTCGTCACGCAGTCCAGCGGCCTGCACGAGCGCGGCGAGATGGACTTCGAGGACCTCCACGGCGAGCAGTCCTACGACGAGTGGGACGCCTACGCCCAGAGCAAGCTGGCGAACGTCCTCTTCGCCTACGAGTTCGACCGGTTGCTCGACGAGGCCGAGATAGAGAACGTCCTCAGCGTGGTCTGCCACCCGGGCTACGCGGCGACGAACCTCCAGCGCCGCGGCCCCGAGCAGTCCGGGTCGACCCTGCGACTCTGGATGATGAAAGCCGCGAACGCGGTGCTGGCGCAGTCCGCGGCGAAGGGGGCGCTGCCGATGCTGTACGCCGCGACCGCTTACGACGTTGCCGGCGGCGAGTACGTCGGGCCGGGCGGGCTCATGGACATGCGGGGCTACCCCGAGAAGCAGCGTTCCAGCGACCGGTCGTACGACGTGGGAACTGCAGAACGGCTCTGGGAGGTCTCGGAGGAGCTGACGGGCGTCGAGTACGACTTCGGCGTCCGGGCGACGCTGGACGGTCGAGAGGGGCGGTGA
- a CDS encoding FAD-dependent oxidoreductase, which yields MTDPFVVVGGDAAGLSAASKCKREDPDREVVVFEKGSWVSYAHCGTPYFVKGEVESLDRLLSLSPEDVADRGIDLKRHHEVLSVDTDAQTVTVRGSHDETFEQPYGDLLVATGAHAVTSPIDGAGCEGAFTMHGLDSAARTRAFLLGPETDAVADIGGEPYVDEAEVTHYGNMEPPESVAIVGGGYVGIEMAEAFSAHDLDVHLFQRSEHVLKPFGEPVAERVEDHLREQGVTLHMNSEVEGIRSDSEGTVEAIAFDGKAIAVEMALVGIGIRPNMAIIEDTPVAIGDSGAIAVDDYGRTNVEGVYAAGDVAEMRHAVTGDPDWVPLGLTANRAGRAIGQTVAGTDDDPEPVGDIAGTAVVKAFDLECGRTGITDVETAREHGFDPVSETITSRSRSGYYPGGAETTVTLVADRDSKRLLGGTIVGADRAAIRIDVLAMALEQDATVPELERTDLAYAPPFAPVWDPILTAAKVLRGAMA from the coding sequence ATGACAGACCCGTTCGTCGTCGTGGGCGGTGACGCGGCTGGCCTCAGCGCCGCGAGCAAGTGCAAACGCGAGGACCCCGACCGCGAGGTCGTCGTCTTCGAGAAGGGGTCGTGGGTGTCCTACGCCCACTGCGGGACGCCGTACTTCGTCAAGGGCGAGGTCGAATCGCTCGACCGGCTGCTGTCGCTCTCCCCGGAGGACGTCGCCGACCGTGGCATCGACCTGAAACGCCACCACGAGGTGCTGTCGGTCGACACCGACGCACAGACCGTGACGGTTCGCGGGAGCCACGACGAGACGTTCGAGCAACCGTACGGCGACCTGCTCGTCGCGACCGGGGCACACGCCGTCACGAGCCCCATCGACGGCGCGGGCTGCGAGGGCGCGTTCACCATGCACGGGCTGGATTCGGCGGCCCGGACACGGGCGTTCCTGCTCGGCCCCGAAACCGACGCCGTCGCCGACATCGGTGGCGAACCCTACGTCGACGAGGCCGAGGTGACCCACTACGGCAACATGGAACCGCCGGAGTCGGTCGCCATCGTCGGCGGCGGCTACGTCGGCATCGAGATGGCGGAGGCGTTCTCGGCGCACGACCTCGACGTGCACCTGTTCCAGCGCAGCGAGCACGTCCTGAAACCGTTCGGTGAGCCCGTGGCCGAACGCGTCGAGGACCACCTCCGCGAGCAGGGGGTCACCCTCCACATGAACAGCGAGGTCGAGGGCATCCGGAGTGACAGCGAGGGGACCGTCGAGGCCATCGCTTTCGACGGGAAGGCCATCGCCGTGGAGATGGCGCTGGTCGGCATCGGCATCCGGCCGAACATGGCCATCATCGAGGACACGCCTGTCGCCATCGGGGACTCGGGTGCCATCGCGGTCGACGACTACGGCCGGACGAACGTCGAGGGCGTCTACGCCGCCGGCGACGTGGCCGAGATGCGCCACGCCGTCACGGGCGACCCCGACTGGGTGCCCCTCGGCCTCACCGCGAACCGGGCCGGGCGCGCCATCGGCCAGACCGTCGCAGGTACCGACGACGACCCCGAACCCGTCGGCGACATCGCCGGCACCGCCGTTGTGAAGGCGTTCGACCTGGAGTGCGGCCGGACCGGTATCACGGACGTAGAGACGGCCCGCGAGCACGGGTTCGACCCGGTCTCGGAGACCATCACCTCGCGCTCGCGGTCGGGGTACTACCCCGGCGGGGCCGAGACGACCGTCACCCTGGTCGCCGACCGCGACTCGAAACGCCTGCTGGGCGGGACCATCGTCGGCGCGGACCGGGCCGCCATCCGCATCGACGTGCTCGCGATGGCGCTGGAACAGGACGCGACGGTCCCCGAACTCGAACGGACGGACCTCGCGTACGCCCCGCCGTTCGCGCCCGTGTGGGACCCCATCCTGACCGCGGCGAAGGTGCTCCGCGGCGCGATGGCGTGA
- a CDS encoding RimK family alpha-L-glutamate ligase, whose product MPHVAFATSADSADLTDDDRQLAAALRERDVTIDPAVWSDESVDWVDYDAVLVRSCWDYHSRIGEFEDWVTAVAAETTLWNTPSTICWNSHKFYLRDLAGRGIETVPTTYVSGADSRSLEAILDANDWREAVVKPAVSAGTDQIWRTDRARADSHQERFESLRDHEDILVQQFVPEISDGEWSLVFADGAYTHGVLNRPEAGDFRILDHFGGRRPVESPPPDVQEAAGAVVAAATDELGEVPLYARVDGLEVDGTFTLFELDLVQPSLGFDRHPAAAGVLADAVVERLDEL is encoded by the coding sequence ATGCCTCACGTCGCCTTCGCAACCAGCGCCGACTCTGCCGACCTGACCGACGACGACCGACAGCTCGCGGCCGCCCTTCGCGAGCGCGACGTGACCATCGACCCGGCCGTCTGGTCCGACGAATCCGTCGACTGGGTGGACTACGACGCCGTCCTCGTCCGGTCGTGCTGGGACTACCACAGTCGAATCGGCGAGTTCGAGGACTGGGTCACGGCGGTCGCGGCGGAGACGACGCTCTGGAACACACCGTCGACCATCTGCTGGAACAGCCACAAGTTCTACCTGCGCGACCTCGCGGGCCGTGGCATCGAGACGGTTCCGACCACCTACGTCTCGGGGGCGGATAGCAGGTCGCTGGAGGCGATTCTCGACGCCAACGACTGGCGCGAGGCCGTCGTCAAACCCGCCGTGAGCGCCGGCACCGACCAGATCTGGCGGACCGACCGGGCCCGTGCGGACTCGCACCAGGAGCGCTTCGAGAGCCTGCGGGACCACGAGGACATCCTCGTCCAGCAGTTCGTCCCCGAGATATCAGATGGCGAGTGGTCGCTCGTCTTCGCCGACGGTGCGTACACCCACGGCGTCCTGAACCGTCCCGAAGCGGGCGATTTCCGGATACTCGACCATTTCGGGGGCAGGCGGCCCGTCGAGTCGCCACCTCCCGACGTTCAGGAGGCGGCAGGGGCGGTCGTCGCCGCCGCGACCGACGAACTCGGTGAGGTCCCACTGTACGCCCGCGTCGACGGTCTCGAGGTGGACGGGACGTTCACCCTGTTCGAACTCGACCTCGTCCAGCCGTCGCTCGGTTTCGACCGCCACCCGGCCGCGGCAGGGGTGCTGGCGGACGCCGTGGTTGAACGCCTCGACGAACTGTAA